Proteins from a genomic interval of Corynebacterium freiburgense:
- a CDS encoding alpha/beta fold hydrolase, with protein MSTFNKAKRFRWAKHFHRTLIAFIAILAAFGAVKIIETLQPETRIGHFRSKKGFEEYQLHYSDALAEMPTPARTQTIATTYGDVRVYEWETPETKDTIPIILLPGRASGVPMWSENLNGFAGKHRVIAVDAIGDAGLSIQRLPLTTAEEQGAWINEVVSEVAPHGAHIVGHSFGGSTATIYARTHPNNVVSLTLLEPAFTFGYPPISVFLWGSMTQLPGVPKSIREYALGKISGTEYSDTTAVARMINTAATEYSSNLPTPTPLTEHQAQTLTMPVYVALASDSKIVGVQDTTEVTALLPHAMVKRWEHTTHSLPMEVAKPLTSELEAFWHAAEKNH; from the coding sequence ATGAGTACGTTCAATAAAGCGAAACGATTCAGGTGGGCCAAGCACTTCCATCGAACTCTTATTGCTTTTATTGCGATACTTGCAGCCTTTGGCGCCGTAAAAATAATCGAAACACTGCAACCAGAAACTCGTATCGGTCACTTTCGTTCCAAGAAAGGATTCGAAGAATACCAACTGCACTATAGTGATGCACTTGCGGAAATGCCGACACCAGCGCGAACCCAAACCATTGCAACCACATACGGGGATGTACGTGTATACGAGTGGGAAACACCAGAAACGAAAGACACAATTCCAATAATCTTGCTTCCTGGACGGGCTTCAGGAGTACCGATGTGGTCCGAAAACCTTAACGGATTTGCGGGCAAACACCGCGTAATTGCCGTTGATGCAATCGGTGATGCGGGATTATCAATACAACGCCTGCCGCTAACGACTGCTGAAGAACAAGGTGCCTGGATTAATGAAGTGGTCAGTGAAGTGGCGCCGCATGGGGCACATATTGTGGGCCATTCCTTCGGTGGTAGCACAGCAACCATATATGCACGAACGCATCCAAATAACGTTGTTTCACTAACTTTATTAGAACCAGCATTTACATTTGGCTACCCACCAATATCGGTATTTCTTTGGGGCAGCATGACACAATTACCTGGCGTGCCCAAGAGTATTCGCGAGTACGCACTGGGCAAAATTTCTGGAACTGAATACTCCGACACGACTGCTGTGGCACGCATGATTAATACCGCAGCAACCGAATATTCATCAAATTTGCCGACGCCAACGCCACTGACGGAACACCAAGCACAAACGCTCACCATGCCGGTATACGTGGCACTTGCAAGCGACAGTAAAATCGTGGGAGTTCAAGATACAACCGAAGTAACCGCATTGCTCCCCCACGCTATGGTCAAGCGTTGGGAACACACAACCCATTCTTTACCGATGGAAGTGGCAAAACCTCTTACAAGCGAACTGGAGGCCTTCTGGCATGCAGCCGAAAAGAACCACTAA
- a CDS encoding O-acetyl-ADP-ribose deacetylase, whose protein sequence is MRIDVVLGDITSLQVDAIVNAANSSLLGGGGVDGAIHRKAGPELLAACKKVRARQGGCEVGQAVATPAGLLPAKYVIHTVGPVWRGGGYHEESLLKQCYINSLCIGEELGVSSIAFPNISTGVYRFPKALAAPAAIRAVQAFPAVKIQYVVFVCFDQENFSLYKEALK, encoded by the coding sequence ATGCGCATTGATGTAGTTTTGGGGGATATTACTTCATTGCAGGTAGATGCAATAGTCAATGCCGCAAATTCGTCCTTGCTGGGCGGTGGTGGAGTAGATGGTGCGATTCATCGGAAAGCGGGCCCGGAATTACTTGCTGCATGTAAAAAAGTGCGAGCCCGCCAAGGTGGTTGTGAGGTAGGGCAAGCAGTAGCTACCCCAGCGGGTTTATTGCCAGCCAAATATGTAATTCATACAGTTGGGCCGGTGTGGCGTGGGGGAGGCTACCATGAAGAATCGCTTTTAAAACAGTGTTATATCAATAGTTTGTGTATAGGCGAGGAACTTGGTGTTTCCAGCATTGCGTTTCCAAATATTTCTACGGGTGTGTATCGGTTCCCTAAAGCGCTGGCAGCACCAGCTGCCATTCGCGCAGTCCAAGCATTCCCAGCGGTCAAAATTCAATATGTAGTATTTGTTTGCTTTGATCAGGAGAATTTTTCGCTCTATAAAGAAGCACTAAAGTAG